The window ACGCCTGTCGAGATTGCGCACATCATCCCGTGGGCGAAAGTGCGAAAGCATGAGTTCAAAAATCTAATTGCGCTATGCCCGACGTGTCATACGCGTTTCGACGACCCACATGGTCCTATAGATCGAAAGGCCATGCGTCAATACAAGGCGAACCTGAACCCCCTCCTGTCGATCAGCCTTGCCAATCGAAACGGGCAAGCCAACATGCTCGCTGCCTACCAGGAGCTTAGAGGGAGGTTTACGGAGTGGCTTCCGGTTGAAGTGGAATATGCGGCAATCAAGTCTCGTCGATCCTCATCACGCGAGAAAATCGAAAAAAACAAGTCGGACGCAGTGGATAAACTCGCATGGGCGATCGGCGCTGTAGCTGACTTCCAATCGGCCTGGGGTGAGTCAGAAGTTTCGGATCTGGCTGGAGCAATCTTTTACCATGTGGCCGACTGGTGTGATGAAGTCGAGAGCGCACCGTTCCCTCTCCCGGAAGCCTTGAAGCGGCGGGATATTTTAGAGGAGATTTCAGAAGCTTCAGCAGACCTTCATCTGATGGTA of the Streptomyces sp. T12 genome contains:
- a CDS encoding HNH endonuclease; protein product: MATSRPKIPSELRRRVLIEAGHRCAIPTCKSTPVEIAHIIPWAKVRKHEFKNLIALCPTCHTRFDDPHGPIDRKAMRQYKANLNPLLSISLANRNGQANMLAAYQELRGRFTEWLPVEVEYAAIKSRRSSSREKIEKNKSDAVDKLAWAIGAVADFQSAWGESEVSDLAGAIFYHVADWCDEVESAPFPLPEALKRRDILEEISEASADLHLMVCEELSM